A window from Hemicordylus capensis ecotype Gifberg chromosome 2, rHemCap1.1.pri, whole genome shotgun sequence encodes these proteins:
- the CTXN1 gene encoding cortexin-1 isoform X1, translated as MQLVAWLTDGRMGAAAASPGPGRSLECASVVLRDPPLLSPWSSPPGTGGLSGGDGSVLEDVGCVTNQAVLPLRVLARWVCCAVAMDDSSTLDYELLSPGQAEAGPGTLGMDAEQKTVFAFVIFLLVFLVMLMVRCFRILLDPYSRMPASSWTDHKEGLERGQFDYALV; from the exons ATGCAGCTGGTGGCGTGGCTGACGGACGGACggatgggggctgctgctgcttctccggGGCCCGGCAG GTCACTGGAGTGTGCATCAGTGGTACTGCGTGACCCCCCTCTCTTGTCACCATGGAGTAGTCCTCCGGGTACAGGTGGCCTTTCCGGGGGAGATGGGTCAGTCCTAGAGGATGTGGGCTGCGTGACGAACCAGGCGGTGCTGCCACTACGCGTGCTGGCGAGGTGGGTGTGCTGTGCCGTCGCCATGGATGACTCCTCGACCCTGGACTATGAACTCCTCTCCCCGGGGCAGGCGGAGGCTGGTCCTGGCACCCTCGGCATGGATGCGGAGCAGAAGACAGTGTTTGCCTTCGTCATCTTTCTGCTGGTCTTCCTGGTGATGCTGATGGTCCGCTGCTTCCGTATCCTCCTGGATCCCTACAGCCGGATGCCGGCTTCCTCCTGGACCGACCACAAGGAAGGGCTGGAGAGGGGCCAGTTTGATTATGCCCTGGTGTAG